CACGAGCATGTTCATCGTGTCGCCGGCGAAGGTGCGGGTGTAGGTGTCGGTACTGGCGAGGGGGCCTTCGCAGAACATCTCGATCATGCACTCGCCGATCGAGATGATGTCCAGTTCGGACGTGCTGTCGGATATCCGCACGGCGGATCCTACCTCTTCAGGCTAACGGCCACGCCGTCCCGCAGGGGGATGATCGTCGTCCAGACTTCGCCGGTGCCGTAGGCCTTCCGGTTGTATTCTTGGATGGCCGAGGTCCAGCGGTCGTCGGACGGCTCGGTCACGCGTCCGCTCCAGAGCACGTTGTCGGTGATCAGCAGGCCGCCCGATCGAATGCGCGGCAGCGCCAGGTCGAACACGCGGGGATAGTCGTGCTTGTCCACGTCGTTGAAGATCAGGTCGAAGCTGCCCCCGGTCTGCTCCAGCAGATCCAAGGCGTCCCCCACCTGGATCACGACACGGTCCGCCACGCCGGCGCGCTCGATGAACGCGCGGGCCTGCGCG
The Gemmatimonadota bacterium genome window above contains:
- a CDS encoding O-methyltransferase — its product is MPNVLTEALDGYLTDLMPDRDEVLTEMEEKAQAERIPIVGPLVGRVLHQMAVLSGAKRVFEMGSAIGYSTIWLARAVGPEGRVYYSDGSEQNAAQARAFIERAGVADRVVIQVGDALDLLEQTGGSFDLIFNDVDKHDYPRVFDLALPRIRSGGLLITDNVLWSGRVTEPSDDRWTSAIQEYNRKAYGTGEVWTTIIPLRDGVAVSLKR